In the genome of Rhopalosiphum padi isolate XX-2018 chromosome 1, ASM2088224v1, whole genome shotgun sequence, the window TTAAGCCTAGATAGTATTATTAATCTTTAtaagatttgttttatttttataagatttttttttaaaatgataacatagttataacaattacaagtgtgcaatattatatatatatacttgtttacatttttttagtaagttGACTATAGATGGCAAAAGTACCGGAAACTCTTGGCCGAGATATAACAAAAAGgacatgaaatatttattaataaaatcatccaCACCTATTTTGTCTGAAAGACCATTTATGGACGAGTACAACTTTTGGAGCGGGCTGCCACTGACGCCTAATGTCAATAATAGTCGAGAATATTCCAAGATTGAactttaaatgtgtataattttaagattGTAAGCGTCTTTAATTTTACCCGTTATTATTCTAAATGCACGTtagagtaaataattatttaagttattatttggtaatttttatttttaagttaatattttaggagaaaaatatataattatttttgtacgttTTTGTATACcgaaagtatttattaatattgccaAAACCAATTTCTAAGTTGATATTATTTGTCTTGtcgtatgaaaatataaaacgatgccaacaataattgttaatatacaactattgtcaggtattatgatattataatatttacgactATATGagcaaagtaataatttatattttttgagctgatgtatatttgaaaacaaaataacttttattacaaAACATCCTTATGTAACATTCAATTTTATAGGCgtgtaatatataagtaaaaagatTGTTTAATATGGAAAGTTGAATAATGTATCTCATTGGCGATTGACTACACATTACAGGTTCTTTTCATTCTGAAACTGAGAGTgccattatagtaataatttttttaattcataataaattataatttacagtagataattagtaatatttataatattagtgttaaattattttcattttatgtactgctattaatttattttaccttaaatatattattggcaTACGGTTTgattcgaaaataaaataaaaataaaggatGTTACAACTTACGGtggtagtaataaaaataataatactatcaaatttattatactttgatctaaaaataatatgcaaatctATGTTTAGAATGTTGTTTatctatcaaaaaattgaaaagtgtgtaaacaatataataattttaaatatttatttataagaaattcggtattgattaatttattattaagggatgttagaatatttttgaacatatttttcgTTGGCTATTACCTCAGTAAAGAAGGTAAAAAATTGTTGGAAAATATGTTGATGCTATTAATCCgtactaaaaataaagttaatttattattgtgtccACCTATGTGTTTTgagtgaattatatttaaaatctaatattacaGTAAACATACAGCATAACATACTATTTACatgctttaaagtttaaaatattaaaaaaataactgtataaatttataagcgaTCGCGTCACTATAGACATTTTTACGATAAACCGGATTTCTTCAACCCGAAAATCAAAACTATAAACGTGTTTGTGCCAAAATGTTCAATTACCCGGTGAGCTAAAATGCAGTATGTCTGTTATGTTTTTGCCAAAATCCCCTTTCGTTTAGCTACAAATAACTGAAGAATGCTCGCCGTTTGAATACCCTGGCTGCAGGTCGTCGTAGTCAAATTATAGACTTTCggataaaatgttcaatatcaGACTCGCGTCATTATACGCGCTAAATGCGAGTTACAAGCAGTGCGTTGATGATGAGTTATACGGTCGAATGGTTCGAATCGGTCCAAGgcgattttatgaataaaagcCACTCGAACTTCGGAATtcgtgttttgttttgtttttttattttggctcTGTACGATACACCGCAAGTATTTGGTTTACGATCAGCGCCAGCATCGGTTACTGCTGTACGATGTCTGGAAcgtggaaaatattattttaaacattgtacATTGTATAGTTCGTGCCGAGgagtataatgtaaaaaaaaggaATCCGTTTCGCGAGGTCTTATAATCGCGCGTGTTACGTAGGCGCCGGACGCCGAGTGGAGTTTCGTAAGGTTTCGTGACGTTTGCGAAAAAATAGAAACATCATAAACCACGTGGGTTCTCTTGCATCGCCGGTGACGATTTTGCGCGGAATTTCTTGGCAGCCTGTTTCTATTTAAATACTTCAATTCCGTCAGTTGAgcgttcattatattatagagcTATAGTGTTGGGATGATACACTAGGTGTGTGCCTACAcgactaatttattattgttaatattatatattaaaatttcacgTCGCCATGTCTTTCCTCGACATCGTCTCGAAATTCAACCAACAAGCCGACAGCCATTCGAAATCGCAGTCTTTGAACCCGTTTTCAGAACAATTCGAACAGTCGCGATCGCCGTCGCCCCGATTTTCCCGGGAGGAATACGGAAAGTGAGTATACGCACATATacgcgtaatataatattaattatacaaacattttatttactttattataataatataatatacgagttatGCGTGTTTCAATCGTATTAATGTTGCGTAGGCCTATAGCGGGCTCTAAAACGGATTTGAGGGGACGAAAAGCAAAGTCTCACATCTGCCGAGAGATATTAGAACTTTGCACGGTCATACACGACGTCGGCACGTACAATACGAAAAAGAGAGaccccgacgacgacgacgaacatTGTATCGACGACGGTACGATTATCGTTAGTTTTGGCGAACTTTTTCAGGTGAGTACCGATGCTAtagctataataaaatacactagGTCGGgtgacatacattttttttcctcgAAACGCAAAACGTTTTATTCGACGATTTTTTCCCCTACgaaatccataatattatcactCGACAGtcgagtaaaataatattcgattgtccttttcaaatatcaaattaatgaaTATCGACCGATTTTGCGCGAAAATGCAAGCGCCCGGAATAATTGTATGCGCTTTTCGAGTGtatgttaaataatagtaataataataataatttcagtacAGATTCCGCAGAACATGCAGTGAtggaatgttttaaatttttttgtttcagatTTACACGAAAATATCGGACAAAGTGGTGGGTCTGTTGATAGCGGCCAAACGCCGTGGTTTCGTGTATTTCGATCGGGAAATACTTTTTCAAGTAAGTGTCTGCGTAGATACGATCGCGAATGCGTGCGCGTTTGTGAATGggcctaaaacaaaaaaaaaaaaaaagtaaataggaTTTGATCGTAAATTCACTAAAACGGCCGTGTCCACCTTGAATACAGAAATAGATCGATGGCCGGTGATGATTAAGCCGGAGCGTCCCCTGGCACATGGCCACCGGCATTCCtcgacaaaacaaaataaatgcggATTCCGCACAGTCCCAATGTCAGTAAtcgtttacaaattataatacaaacgcAATAAATTTCCACACGATTCCGACCTACATAAGTCCGGCACGGTCACACGTGATTctccatattattatgatgtataatatataattcacttATGGTATATAAAGTGTACATCTCGTTTCCGAACATCGCGTGGTGTGTcgtttttttagacattttattgTTGCTCGGTAATGTGAAAACCGAGACATGTTTTGGCAacgttttatgaaattaaagttCCGAATCTACGCACAtgctgttttttatttaatttttttttttgtcatttgtcCCTTCCTGTTGTTCGGCGTAGGTGAAAAAACCCTTTTTGACAAAGTTCATCAATCGCGTGTGTGCCAGCAGAATTTTTCTTTGGCTTGGGTCCCGAATTAAATTTTACAGCTAATTATATTGTGATACGTTTTATTTCCGCTAAACCAAGAAATTGCTGAACAAATGATTCAAGCAAATGCCAATTCCATTTTACTGACTCATGCGCCATTGTTTATTAAAACCGTTTGTTGTTTCGTAATATTGCTAAATTGAAATTTGCGTTGATTATGAAGCCAACAACAAGTAATTTACGTTgttgttattacattatattacaatcgAAACAACAATATCGATAACATACTTGCACAGTTGATAGTAcctcttatataatattgcctactcttactacataatatgatatatgtataacaacAGTGtcatgttatttattgtttgtagtggttacaataataattataactggtGACTTACCcgtgtaattatttttctaaatatatactGTTTCTGTTTTAGAGAAGAGATGACGACGTACTGATCGCTCTGTTAAAACCAATTTCCGAAATcagcaaaatattaaaagagGATATAAGTCAGGCAAACTCGTCGGCACCTGTCGAGTCGAAACcagtcgaaaaaaaaaaatcatcatcatCCAGTAAAACGAAACGAGTTAAACCCGAGTGTAATAAAGAACAAAATGAAATGTCATCTAATCATGTGACGATCAGTGACCAACCAAATGCCATATCAGAAGTTACAAATGGCGATACACTGGTCGTAGAAGTCGGAGTCGACGACGACCATAAAACAAATTGCGATGAACCAATAAACGTTGAAAACGTCGAAAGCAACGATGGTCATAGTACAAATTGTAATGAACAAGTCGACAATAATTTCGACGGAGGAGAAttagttaataatgttattgaaaTTTCAGAAAATACGGAGAACCAATGTATTCAAGTAGACGATAATATGTCGGAAGTAGTGAACGGTTTAGTTATTGATGACGAAATTAAAACGAAAGAAATCGATGGTTTTGATGTAGTTATTGAAAATAAGAGCGAAGTCTGTGATTTGGCATCGGACGACAATAGCGGCGAAGTGCGGGCGGAAGTCGAAAATATTCAAAGCGAAACGTGTGTTGAGATTAATAAAA includes:
- the LOC132931720 gene encoding uncharacterized protein LOC132931720, which gives rise to MSFLDIVSKFNQQADSHSKSQSLNPFSEQFEQSRSPSPRFSREEYGKPIAGSKTDLRGRKAKSHICREILELCTVIHDVGTYNTKKRDPDDDDEHCIDDGTIIVSFGELFQIYTKISDKVVGLLIAAKRRGFVYFDREILFQRRDDDVLIALLKPISEISKILKEDISQANSSAPVESKPVEKKKSSSSSKTKRVKPECNKEQNEMSSNHVTISDQPNAISEVTNGDTLVVEVGVDDDHKTNCDEPINVENVESNDGHSTNCNEQVDNNFDGGELVNNVIEISENTENQCIQVDDNMSEVVNGLVIDDEIKTKEIDGFDVVIENKSEVCDLASDDNSGEVRAEVENIQSETCVEINKTHTNDSQGDVTEESINNVVVSGSENNINNETEHICL